In Rhinopithecus roxellana isolate Shanxi Qingling chromosome 16, ASM756505v1, whole genome shotgun sequence, a single genomic region encodes these proteins:
- the LOC115894013 gene encoding 40S ribosomal protein S12-like, translated as MDVSTALQEVLKTTLIHGGLACGIHEAAKALDKCQAHLCLLPSNCDEPKHIKLVETLCAEYQINLIKADDNKKLGNAGHGEWVGLCKIDRERKPHKVVGCSCVVVKDYGKES; from the exons ATGGATGTCAGTACTGCTTTACAAGAGGTGCTGAAAACTACCCTCATCCATGGTGGTCTAGCATGTGGAATTCATGAAGCTGCCAAAGCCTTAGACAAGTGCCAAGCCCATCTTTGTCTGCTTCCATCCAACTGTGATGAGCCTAAGCACATCAAGTTGGTGGAGACCCTTTGTGCTGAATACCAAATAAACCTAATTAAGGCTGATGACAATAAGAAACTAGGgaatgctgggcacg ggGAATGGGTAGGCCTCTGTAAAATTGACAGAGAGAGGAAGCCCCATAAAGTGGTTGGTTGCAGTTGTGTAGTAGTTAAGGACTATGGCAAGGAGTCTTAG